TTCGTATACGTGATAACGGTTCAGGGATAAGTAAAGATGAGCTAACGCTCGCGCTTTCTCGTCACGCTACGAGTAAATTAAAATCTCTAGATGACCTTGAAAATATTTGTTCACTTGGTTTTAGGGGAGAAGCGCTTGCGTCAATTAGCTCTGTATCGCGTTTAACGCTGAGCTCAAAACCAAAAGATCAAGAAGCTGCTTGGCAAGCATTTGCAGAAGGTCGCGATATGGCCGTGCAAGTAAAGCCTGTAGCGCACCCTGATGGCACAACGATTGAAGTAAAAGATTTATTTTTTAACACCCCAGCTCGTCGTAAATTCTTGCGTACCGAAAAAACGGAATTTA
The genomic region above belongs to Lujinxingia vulgaris and contains:
- the mutL gene encoding DNA mismatch repair endonuclease MutL; the encoded protein is RIRDNGSGISKDELTLALSRHATSKLKSLDDLENICSLGFRGEALASISSVSRLTLSSKPKDQEAAWQAFAEGRDMAVQVKPVAHPDGTTIEVKDLFFNTPARRKFLRTEKTEFSHIDELIKRIALSRFDVSITLTHNEKVVRQYRAKTDPSQAITRVAQVAGKAFAEQGLHIQSGEGG